The Dromaius novaehollandiae isolate bDroNov1 chromosome 19, bDroNov1.hap1, whole genome shotgun sequence genome contains the following window.
TGCCCCCCAGCCTGCGGCAGGTCCCTAATAAACGGCGAAAAAAACCACGCGTGGGTCTGTGCTGGTGGCGGAGCCGCCGGGGAGGCTCCTGGGGTTGTGCCGGGCCTCGGGAACGGAGCTGTCCCGCAGGAAGGAAGGGAGCGAgccggggtgcagggggtgcggggggcacgggggtccCGCCTGCCCCGTCTCTGGGCCGGGGGCTCCGGCAGGGATTTCAGAGAGACACCACAGGGCTTTCTAATCCAAACACTTTATTGAGGCAGTAGAACCAGCCACCTGGATCCTCACCAGCAGACATTATAAATTACTTAAATTATTGAacttctttttgcattttcccttttctgtttttttagcaaaaatatttaacttaAGTTAACCACAAATAACTTAAATAGAATACAGTGCTCCACTCCAGAAGACACAGCGCAAGGGGTCCATGGCGAGCGcagggccgggcgggcagcggccgtgccgtggcgggggccggcggccgccccgggatGCCGTCGGGGCCGGGTCAGTTCTGCTTGGCCTGGAAGTGCCTGAGGTGCGCCTGGACCCAGGCGGCCTGGGGGTCGGCGCAGACCTCCCGCTGCTTCTTGGTGACGAAGCTGCGGGGAGCAAAAGGCCGTCAGGAGGCTCTGCCGGGAGGACGCGGgtgccccggccccctgcccgcccccagccccgctccgggCCGACCCCCGTGcgcagggggccggggcggcggcggccccggtaCTCACATCACTCCCGGCCGGGTGCAGTTGCTGCTGGTGACGTAGGCGGAGGCGATGAGGCCCCGCGGGATGGGCCGGAGCTGGTAGCTGAAGCAGCAGGACGTGGGGACGCCGTCTGGGAGGGCGGCAGGGAGGGCGGAGCGCCCGGTGAGCCCCGACAGCTCGGCGGCCACAtgccggggccccgcagccctcgccggggcgcccggccgccgccgtcGGACGTTTCCACCCCGCATCCCACCCCGGGGACGCCCCGTGCAGACCGCGAGCAGGAGACCCCCACCCCAGCCCGACCATCAACCCGCTCCCAGCCCTCCCCGTGCCACCAGGGTCCCCCTGGATGGGGACAAGGCTCCCCCGTCCGCCCCGGCACCTCCCAGCAGGGCATCACCCACCCCAGCCCAACCATCAACCCGCTCCCAGCCCTCCCCGTGCCACCAGGGTCCCCATGGATGGGGACAAGGCTCCCCCGTCCGCCCTggcacctcccggcagggcatcACCCACCCCAGCCCGACCATCAacccccaccccagccctccCCGTGCCACCAGGGTCCCCATGGATGGGGACAAGGCTCCCCCGTCCGCCCCggcacctcccggcagggcatcacccaccccagccccggccccggccccgaggagggagggagggaggcagcgctgCCGACTCACCGAGATGGGCCTGCGccggggagcagagggcagcgagcaggagagcagccagggcGGCCACCAAGACCTTCATggtgctgctggggctgagggCTTGCAGGAGCGGCACCGgtgctgccaagctgctctcctgcccgATGCTGGGCCCCGGGCCGCTGCTCCCCTCTTATAGCCGGAGCGCTGGGCGGGGCGCAGGGTTTCAAAGAAAGAAGATGAGCACATCATACTGGGGAAATTAGATCAGGATGAGCCCCGTTTTGCTGAGGTGGACAACAGAAGGAAGCCGCAGAAGGGGAAGCGCCATCCCCGGCTCCGCCACTTTCAGATTCCGTTTGCCTGCCCCGAagggaccggccccagccccagccccagccccggccaccAGCCCTTCGCCCTGCCCGCGCCACTGCTGCAACGCGACCCCCCGCCTCGGTGGCCGGCCGAGACCCGCCGTGGGCTGGAGAGCTTCCCATCCCGGGCCCTGGTGGGAATCCAAGGCAGGCGACCACGAAGCGCTTCCACCAACCTCCCGGGCAGGGATTTGCCTCGCGACAGCCCCGTGCAGCATCGCTGCGTCGCCGCAGATCTGCTCTGCTGCCGCCGAGCCGGCTGTGTTCAGTCGCTCCCGGGCACTGCCGTTCTTGCTGGCAGTGAAAGCATTGCCACGATTAAAATCCATAACTTTTCCATCCCTTTCCACCGCCTGGGAGCAAAACAGCCCCTAAAGGCGGGCTGAGAGGCAGAGCCAGTGGAGCAGGGTTTCCTTGGCCAGGATGCTACCAGCCTTGAAGGGCAACCGGCCAACGAGTATCACCAGGCCGATGGTGTCCTCTGTTAAAGCCATGCCCCAGGACGGCTGCTCAGTCCTGACCATGCTCCTTGGAAACCGGCTCAATGCAGCTCTTTCTTTTCACCAGACCACAGGCATAGACATGAAAAAGCCTCCTGCGAAACCACAGAATTTACTGCTTCTTGTCAAAGCAGCCCAGGAAACCTGTCTGCCCACGGCTTGACACCCTCGGGCAAGGCAGGGGATGCTCCTCGAGGTTTCGGGAAATGGCACCATGGTGTGAAGGCCACACTCAGCCACCACTGCTGAAATGTAAGCCACCACTGCAAGGGATGTGAAAGGGTGGTGGTTAGGTGCTGGATGACTATTTTTCAGAGAGAGGAGCCAGATGCCCACAGGGTCGATCTGTGATGACCAACCAGGGCTTTCCCCAGCACCCCCGAGGCCTGGAGGGGGAGCGATCCTGCAGGAAAGGCCAGCCTGGGCGGAAACCTTGGGGCTGAgctccccccgcaccccaaaGGCAGATGTGTGTGGGAACCCCATTGCCCGCGGGAACGCTTTGCGTTACATCTTTTCTGAGGACAAAGTGTGGATTTTGgctttctgctcctctcctgcGGTTGTTCCTGGGTTTCAGCCCATCCGAGGGCAGCACGTTCATGGTCTCCAGAAGCCGCGAAGCAGGCTCTCAA
Protein-coding sequences here:
- the LOC112987351 gene encoding C-C motif chemokine 3-like, yielding MKVLVAALAALLLAALCSPAQAHLDGVPTSCCFSYQLRPIPRGLIASAYVTSSNCTRPGVIFVTKKQREVCADPQAAWVQAHLRHFQAKQN